The Exiguobacterium mexicanum genome includes a window with the following:
- a CDS encoding endonuclease/exonuclease/phosphatase family protein gives MNILTLNCHAWLEDRQQEKIDSIVERIASKEYDIIALQEVNQHKEAPLIDGLIRENNFAYVLVERLKEQGVDYYMTWDFAHYGYDIYEEGVAILSRTPFVSTESFFVSQTTDPNDYKSRKIVKAVVDGMDAPTAIYSCHLGWWHDADEPVRHQLDELLRRVEDDDRALLLGDFNNDAFIRDEGYDYLIEHGLQDLFHLATEREGDATVQGKIAGWDENKQALRIDLMLTNAPIHVSRHAVVFDGENGPIVSDHAGVEATAFWR, from the coding sequence GTGAATATTTTAACGCTGAACTGTCACGCCTGGTTAGAGGACCGTCAACAAGAGAAAATCGACTCGATTGTTGAACGGATTGCGAGCAAGGAATATGACATCATCGCACTCCAAGAAGTGAATCAACATAAAGAGGCCCCACTCATCGACGGCTTGATTCGAGAGAACAACTTCGCCTATGTGCTCGTCGAGCGTTTGAAAGAGCAAGGCGTCGATTACTACATGACGTGGGACTTCGCCCATTATGGATACGACATCTACGAGGAGGGCGTCGCGATTTTATCGCGCACTCCGTTCGTGTCGACCGAATCGTTCTTCGTCTCCCAGACGACCGACCCGAACGATTACAAATCTCGGAAAATCGTCAAGGCGGTCGTGGACGGCATGGACGCGCCGACGGCGATTTACTCCTGTCACCTCGGTTGGTGGCATGATGCCGATGAACCGGTGCGCCATCAGCTCGATGAACTGTTGCGCCGCGTCGAGGACGACGACCGCGCCTTGCTGCTCGGTGACTTCAATAACGACGCCTTCATCCGTGACGAAGGGTACGACTACTTGATTGAGCACGGTCTCCAAGATTTGTTCCATTTGGCGACCGAGCGTGAAGGCGATGCGACCGTCCAAGGCAAGATTGCCGGCTGGGACGAGAACAAGCAGGCGCTTCGCATCGACTTGATGTTGACGAACGCCCCGATCCACGTCTCACGCCATGCCGTCGTCTTTGACGGCGAGAACGGTCCGATCGTCTCTGATCATGCCGGTGTTGAAGCAACGGCATTTTGGCGGTAA
- a CDS encoding alpha/beta family hydrolase: MKKKLKWIGLGLLGVILVAIIGFLVWTQLTYGPTEEALGYAAEATEVDNRLEFGQTDSEVGFILYPGAKVEKEAYAYYGTRLAEEGGFVAIPSLCLNLGIADIDAAETIIAAHPDIERWVVGGHSLGGSAASGYALEHEEQVEGVIFLASYPISTMADSNLRVLSVSGERDGLATPADIEASRDNVPDDAVFHQIKDGNHANFGMYGPQDGDNDSPLSAKEQLDETIDQIIEWL; encoded by the coding sequence ATGAAGAAAAAACTGAAGTGGATTGGCCTCGGCCTATTAGGAGTCATCTTGGTCGCCATCATCGGCTTCCTCGTGTGGACGCAACTGACGTACGGACCGACGGAAGAGGCGCTCGGTTACGCGGCTGAGGCGACGGAAGTGGACAATCGTCTCGAGTTCGGGCAGACAGACAGCGAGGTTGGGTTCATCCTGTATCCTGGAGCGAAAGTCGAGAAAGAGGCGTACGCTTACTATGGTACCAGACTGGCAGAGGAAGGTGGCTTCGTCGCCATCCCATCGTTGTGCTTGAATCTCGGGATAGCAGATATTGATGCTGCGGAGACGATTATCGCCGCCCATCCAGACATCGAACGTTGGGTCGTCGGCGGTCATTCACTCGGCGGTTCGGCGGCGTCCGGTTATGCGCTCGAACACGAGGAGCAAGTCGAGGGGGTCATCTTCCTCGCCTCGTATCCGATTAGTACAATGGCGGATAGCAATCTGCGTGTCTTGTCGGTTTCCGGTGAACGTGACGGTCTGGCCACACCGGCTGATATCGAGGCGAGCCGTGACAACGTCCCGGATGACGCCGTCTTCCATCAAATCAAAGACGGCAATCACGCCAACTTCGGGATGTATGGCCCGCAGGACGGAGATAACGATAGCCCGCTCAGCGCCAAAGAGCAACTCGACGAGACGATTGACCAAATTATCGAGTGGCTCTAA
- a CDS encoding purine/pyrimidine permease, whose translation MTKSSITTTIQWFIFILATNIVPPLSIAALFELSPGETMTFISRSLFVFALFSIIQTLLGHRLPILEGPAGIWWGVFTLYASIGPALYGSGQETLQALGFMLFLSGMLGVVMTVTGLLRRMLSLFTPQVLGVYMILLVLQLSGAVIKGGFGVTEDGINTIQAVATAGLVLFALTLERSRFKQYGLVMTLIVGFWLFNMLGLGNPIVRSESFFLVPELFPFGMWVWDWNLLPTAFVITLLLMTNVLANIKLIERIVSSREKRQIEGNVPASGVVSGISQVVAGLFGTPGPVAISGTAGFLSSTESVHRMPHLIAHALMMVLALVGPFVSLIASIPAAVGYAIVTPLIATMIIIGINEAAFELNQKTASLTVGLPLVIGAGAMLLPPGSMNDLPPLLATVFSNGLVLGTIVALTTAILSRIHD comes from the coding sequence ATGACCAAAAGTTCTATAACCACGACGATTCAGTGGTTTATTTTTATTTTAGCTACAAACATTGTACCACCGCTCTCAATCGCCGCCTTATTTGAACTGTCGCCAGGCGAGACGATGACGTTCATCTCACGTTCACTGTTCGTCTTCGCACTCTTCAGCATTATCCAGACGCTGCTCGGCCACCGCCTGCCAATCTTAGAAGGACCAGCCGGGATTTGGTGGGGCGTGTTCACACTCTATGCCTCCATCGGTCCAGCACTTTATGGGAGCGGACAAGAGACCCTCCAAGCGCTCGGTTTCATGTTGTTCTTAAGTGGTATGCTCGGTGTGGTCATGACTGTCACCGGCCTGTTGCGACGGATGCTGTCGTTGTTTACCCCGCAAGTCCTCGGGGTCTATATGATTTTGCTCGTGTTGCAATTGTCCGGTGCCGTCATCAAAGGCGGCTTCGGTGTGACCGAGGACGGCATCAACACAATCCAAGCCGTGGCGACGGCCGGCCTCGTCTTATTCGCGCTCACGCTCGAGCGGAGCCGGTTCAAGCAGTACGGCCTCGTCATGACGCTCATCGTAGGGTTTTGGCTATTCAACATGCTCGGTCTCGGGAACCCGATTGTCCGTTCTGAGTCATTTTTCCTCGTCCCTGAACTATTCCCGTTTGGTATGTGGGTATGGGATTGGAATTTGCTCCCGACTGCGTTCGTCATCACGCTCCTGCTCATGACGAACGTCCTTGCCAATATCAAATTGATTGAGCGCATCGTCAGCTCGCGCGAGAAGCGTCAAATCGAAGGGAACGTCCCGGCGTCAGGCGTTGTTAGCGGCATCAGCCAAGTGGTCGCGGGCTTGTTCGGGACACCGGGACCGGTCGCCATCTCTGGGACAGCCGGCTTCCTGTCTTCGACTGAAAGTGTGCATCGCATGCCACACCTCATCGCCCATGCTTTGATGATGGTGCTCGCCCTCGTCGGTCCGTTCGTCTCGCTGATCGCAAGTATCCCAGCCGCTGTCGGATACGCCATCGTCACCCCACTCATCGCGACGATGATCATCATCGGAATCAACGAGGCGGCGTTCGAATTGAACCAAAAGACGGCCTCACTCACTGTCGGTCTCCCGCTCGTGATTGGGGCCGGGGCGATGTTGCTCCCACCTGGGTCAATGAACGATTTGCCGCCGCTCTTGGCGACCGTGTTCTCGAACGGACTCGTCCTCGGAACGATCGTCGCCTTGACGACGGCCATTCTCAGCCGCATCCACGACTAA
- a CDS encoding TVP38/TMEM64 family protein yields MNKWKTQWIIAIVLLVFGTATFLYQWIDLRPGEIRDYIVQFGWLAPLVYILLFTVRPLILFPTSVLSVAGGLAFGTLPGVVYTVIGATLSALVAYYIAIRFGDRFLHHFETSNYEKVQHKIEEDGFFYVLILRLIPLVNFDLVSYASGLAKVRLPGYVFATTVGMIPGAFANNFLGSSLASGDFKLIILALVVLVVLTLVATVFREPIKRQVNRYKKK; encoded by the coding sequence ATGAACAAGTGGAAAACGCAATGGATCATTGCCATCGTCTTGCTCGTCTTCGGTACCGCGACGTTCCTTTATCAGTGGATCGACTTGCGACCGGGTGAGATTCGCGATTATATCGTTCAATTCGGGTGGCTCGCCCCGCTCGTCTATATTTTACTGTTCACCGTTCGCCCGTTGATTTTATTTCCGACGTCGGTCTTGTCCGTCGCCGGTGGATTGGCGTTCGGGACGCTGCCTGGTGTCGTCTATACGGTCATCGGGGCCACGCTCAGCGCGCTCGTCGCTTACTATATCGCGATTCGCTTCGGTGACCGCTTTCTCCACCATTTCGAGACGAGCAACTATGAGAAGGTGCAGCATAAGATTGAAGAGGACGGGTTCTTCTACGTCTTGATTTTACGCTTGATCCCGCTCGTCAACTTTGACTTGGTCAGTTACGCCTCAGGGCTCGCGAAAGTGAGACTCCCGGGTTATGTCTTCGCGACCACGGTCGGGATGATTCCAGGTGCGTTCGCCAACAATTTCCTCGGTAGTAGCCTCGCGAGCGGAGACTTTAAGTTAATCATCCTCGCCCTCGTCGTTTTGGTCGTCCTGACGCTCGTCGCGACGGTGTTCCGGGAACCGATTAAACGACAAGTTAATCGCTATAAAAAGAAGTAG
- the queF gene encoding preQ(1) synthase, which yields MRPEDLQDLSLLGQKSVPYIFEYAPDVLEAFPNRHPENDYFVKFNAPEFTSLCPITNQPDFATIYISYIPDEKLVESKSLKLYLFSFRNHGDFHENCINVIGKDLVKLMEPRYLEVWGKFTPRGGISIDPYYNYGKPGTKYERMAEHRLFNHDLYPETVDNR from the coding sequence ATGAGACCAGAAGACTTACAAGACTTGTCGCTCCTCGGACAGAAGAGCGTCCCATACATTTTTGAATACGCACCGGACGTCCTCGAGGCGTTCCCGAACCGTCACCCGGAGAACGACTACTTCGTGAAGTTCAACGCACCGGAGTTCACGTCGCTCTGCCCGATCACGAACCAACCGGACTTCGCGACGATTTATATCTCATATATCCCGGACGAGAAGCTCGTCGAGTCAAAATCGCTCAAGCTGTATTTGTTCAGCTTCCGCAACCACGGGGACTTCCATGAGAACTGCATCAACGTCATCGGAAAAGACCTCGTCAAGTTGATGGAGCCACGCTATCTCGAAGTGTGGGGCAAGTTCACGCCACGCGGCGGCATCTCGATCGATCCGTACTACAACTACGGCAAACCGGGCACGAAATACGAAAGAATGGCTGAACATCGCTTGTTTAATCACGACCTGTATCCTGAGACGGTCGACAACCGTTAA
- a CDS encoding RDD family protein codes for MNPLTKKRTQAVLIDGVIAGLLSFGVEQLVRKKVKSEFVHVVITPTLIAYALEACQMRRGGQTLGYKLMGLELKNDDGTPVTAEQAFKRALHRDTISIVAYVKDRAHFEAEDGAVLPHDAAFHMHVTEKN; via the coding sequence ATGAACCCATTAACCAAGAAACGTACCCAAGCCGTCTTGATTGATGGCGTCATTGCCGGATTGCTAAGTTTTGGTGTCGAGCAGCTCGTCCGCAAGAAAGTGAAGAGCGAGTTCGTCCACGTCGTCATCACGCCGACACTCATCGCCTACGCGCTCGAGGCATGTCAGATGCGCCGTGGCGGACAGACGCTCGGCTATAAGCTGATGGGTCTCGAGTTGAAAAATGACGATGGGACACCGGTGACGGCCGAGCAAGCGTTCAAACGGGCGCTTCACCGCGACACAATCTCGATTGTCGCCTACGTCAAAGACCGCGCGCACTTCGAGGCCGAAGACGGTGCCGTCTTGCCGCACGACGCAGCGTTCCATATGCACGTAACCGAAAAAAACTGA
- a CDS encoding TrmH family RNA methyltransferase, producing MGWRQTTSALSKEEQAALLDELLQSGLLLEEDRLLYSMLMPDRVKRMQEVLELRTNHITILTEGVDDPHNQSAVLRSADAFGVQTLHVVEGRAKFKPNSIIAKSADRWVDVVEHPSIEDAIDRLKADGYQVLATALSEEAVPLEDIDVSKPTVLLFGNEHHGVSERALAKADGNYLIPMQGYVQSLNISVAAAISLYDVTTRARHVVTDGYGLKVEDKQRILKNWMVKSLPKRSLGVYKQKGLTAFARETGKTE from the coding sequence ATGGGATGGAGACAGACAACATCGGCATTATCAAAAGAAGAGCAAGCGGCATTACTCGATGAATTGTTGCAGTCGGGCCTGTTATTAGAAGAGGATCGACTGCTGTACAGCATGTTGATGCCCGACCGCGTCAAGCGTATGCAGGAAGTGCTAGAGTTACGGACGAACCATATCACGATTTTGACGGAAGGGGTCGATGACCCGCACAATCAGTCGGCCGTGCTCCGTTCGGCGGACGCGTTCGGTGTCCAGACATTGCACGTCGTCGAGGGACGGGCCAAGTTCAAGCCGAACTCGATTATCGCCAAAAGCGCCGATCGCTGGGTCGACGTGGTCGAACATCCTTCGATCGAGGACGCAATCGATCGGTTGAAGGCGGACGGTTACCAAGTGCTCGCGACGGCACTCAGTGAAGAGGCGGTCCCACTTGAGGACATCGATGTGTCAAAACCGACCGTGCTCTTGTTCGGGAACGAACATCACGGCGTATCGGAACGAGCGCTCGCCAAGGCAGACGGCAATTACTTGATTCCGATGCAAGGATACGTCCAAAGTTTGAACATCTCTGTCGCTGCCGCCATCTCGTTGTACGATGTGACGACGCGGGCGCGCCATGTCGTGACGGACGGATATGGACTGAAGGTGGAAGACAAGCAGCGCATCTTAAAAAATTGGATGGTAAAGAGCCTTCCGAAGCGGTCGCTCGGTGTGTATAAGCAAAAAGGTTTGACCGCTTTTGCGCGTGAGACAGGAAAAACGGAGTAA
- the queE gene encoding 7-carboxy-7-deazaguanine synthase QueE — translation MKIPVLEVFGPTFQGEGRAIGQKTMFVRTAGCDYRCSWCDSAFTWDGSEKPDMLTADEVIERLDALGVYDYVTISGGNPLLIAAMKDLVMKLKARDVKLAVETQGSRYQDWLADIDDVTLSPKPPSSGMTTDWEKLDAIVERLRPEQMTFKVAVFDEIDLAYAKSVQTRYTPDVMYLSAGNPEPGADGDITDAQLRRLKELWEDVARDPSWQSVRVLPQLHTLLYANERGV, via the coding sequence ATGAAAATCCCTGTCCTCGAAGTGTTCGGCCCGACGTTTCAAGGGGAAGGCCGCGCCATCGGACAAAAGACGATGTTCGTCCGGACCGCCGGTTGCGATTATCGCTGTTCGTGGTGCGACTCCGCCTTCACGTGGGACGGCTCGGAGAAACCCGACATGCTGACAGCCGACGAAGTGATCGAACGGCTCGACGCGCTCGGCGTGTACGACTATGTCACCATCTCGGGCGGCAATCCGCTCCTCATCGCCGCGATGAAAGACTTGGTGATGAAACTGAAGGCGCGCGACGTCAAACTCGCCGTCGAGACGCAAGGCAGCCGCTATCAGGACTGGCTCGCTGACATCGACGACGTAACGCTCAGCCCGAAACCACCATCTTCCGGCATGACGACCGACTGGGAGAAACTCGACGCCATCGTCGAACGGCTGCGCCCCGAACAGATGACGTTCAAAGTCGCCGTCTTCGACGAGATCGACCTCGCCTATGCGAAATCGGTACAGACGCGCTACACCCCGGACGTCATGTACTTATCGGCCGGCAATCCCGAGCCCGGTGCGGACGGTGACATCACCGACGCCCAGCTCCGTCGTTTGAAAGAACTGTGGGAGGACGTCGCCCGCGACCCGTCATGGCAAAGCGTCCGTGTCCTGCCGCAACTGCACACATTACTGTACGCCAACGAACGTGGCGTCTAA
- the queD gene encoding 6-carboxytetrahydropterin synthase QueD — MKNAPFLAPTSVEAKQDGSLIYCPHRVQIVKEVTFDAAHHLFDYDGKCRALHGHTYKLQMGISGFLDNRGMTLDFGDLKAIFKEELEPYLDHRYLNESLPYMNTTAENMCYWIFEQLAKHLPDERDVRVEFVKLYETPTSYAEFRREWLVD, encoded by the coding sequence ATGAAGAACGCCCCATTCCTTGCCCCGACGAGTGTCGAAGCCAAACAAGACGGCTCGCTCATCTATTGTCCGCACCGCGTCCAAATTGTCAAAGAAGTGACGTTCGACGCCGCGCATCATTTGTTCGATTACGACGGTAAATGCCGAGCGCTGCACGGACATACGTATAAATTGCAAATGGGCATCAGCGGTTTTCTCGATAACCGCGGCATGACGCTCGATTTTGGCGATTTAAAAGCCATCTTTAAAGAAGAACTCGAACCATACCTCGACCATCGTTATTTGAATGAGTCGTTACCTTATATGAATACGACTGCCGAAAACATGTGCTACTGGATTTTCGAGCAGCTCGCCAAACACTTGCCTGACGAGCGCGACGTCCGCGTCGAATTCGTCAAACTGTACGAGACGCCGACATCGTACGCCGAGTTCCGCCGCGAATGGTTGGTGGACTGA
- a CDS encoding MFS transporter, whose product MTTTPSLSRTDWTLILSLALLTFVLGTSEFVIVGILPDIADGLSISIATAGTLVSAFAITFAIGTPLTMSLTSHLPKRKLMLTLTAAFIVFNLFSSLAPTYGILLVLRMMTAVVTGVLISLAMLVASESVPTGKRGIAVSFIFGGFTLANVFGVPLGTFIGQRAGWETTFLLTTALSVVAFLAVYRVVPSHLTSVKTSIADQLRLLTNPRILIAFFIPAFGFGATYVVYTYLVPILKSVLGVPVAWISPILFAYGFISIFSNMAAGKIASHNPIGRLRFVFLIQALVLAALYVTTSSVTLGLINIALMSFMAILLTTSTQIYLIDLAEKFNPDAKGLASSLMPVASNVGIGMGSALGGLVYANAPVMTLALVAGAVALVTALLTAVSHQLDQR is encoded by the coding sequence TTGACGACTACCCCATCGCTCAGTCGGACCGACTGGACGCTTATCTTATCGCTCGCCTTGCTCACGTTCGTGCTCGGCACGAGTGAATTTGTCATCGTCGGGATTTTACCCGATATCGCCGATGGCTTATCGATTTCGATTGCCACGGCCGGAACGCTCGTCTCGGCGTTCGCGATCACCTTCGCCATCGGGACCCCGCTGACGATGTCACTGACGAGCCATTTGCCGAAACGAAAACTGATGCTTACACTCACCGCTGCGTTCATCGTCTTTAACTTGTTCAGCAGCCTCGCTCCGACGTACGGGATATTGCTCGTGCTCCGGATGATGACCGCCGTCGTGACCGGCGTGCTCATCTCGCTCGCCATGCTCGTCGCCAGTGAATCGGTGCCAACCGGGAAGCGCGGCATCGCTGTCTCATTCATCTTCGGCGGTTTCACGTTGGCGAACGTTTTCGGCGTCCCGCTCGGTACGTTCATCGGTCAACGCGCCGGATGGGAAACGACATTCTTGTTGACGACCGCTTTAAGCGTCGTCGCATTTCTCGCCGTCTACCGTGTCGTGCCGAGCCATTTAACGAGCGTCAAAACGTCGATTGCCGATCAATTGCGGCTCTTGACGAACCCGCGGATTTTAATCGCATTCTTCATCCCGGCGTTCGGCTTCGGCGCGACGTACGTCGTCTATACGTATCTCGTTCCGATTTTGAAAAGTGTACTCGGCGTCCCGGTCGCCTGGATTAGCCCAATCCTGTTTGCCTACGGGTTCATCTCCATCTTCAGCAATATGGCAGCCGGGAAAATCGCCAGCCATAATCCGATCGGACGGCTCCGGTTCGTCTTCCTCATCCAAGCGCTCGTGTTGGCGGCCTTGTATGTGACGACGTCGAGCGTGACGCTCGGTCTGATCAATATCGCGCTCATGTCATTCATGGCGATTCTACTGACGACATCGACGCAAATCTACTTGATCGACTTGGCTGAGAAGTTCAATCCGGACGCCAAAGGCCTGGCTTCATCGCTCATGCCGGTCGCAAGCAACGTCGGCATCGGGATGGGCTCGGCGCTCGGTGGTCTTGTCTACGCGAACGCACCCGTCATGACGCTCGCCCTCGTCGCCGGCGCCGTCGCGCTCGTGACCGCCTTATTGACCGCGGTCAGTCATCAGCTCGACCAACGTTAA
- the queC gene encoding 7-cyano-7-deazaguanine synthase QueC, with protein MQHEKALVVFSGGQDSTTCLFWAKQQFSHVEAVTFAYGQRHDAEIEVAKEIAAELDVPHHILDLSLLGQLTSNALTRHDLDIDNADVPNTFVDGRNHLFLSFAAVMAKQLGMHHIVTGVCETDFSGYPDCRDQFVKSLNVTLSLAMDYPFVIDTPLMWLDKKQTWELADRLGAFDYVKERTLTCYNGILGSGCGECPACVLRQNGLAAYEEVRV; from the coding sequence TTGCAACACGAAAAAGCATTGGTCGTCTTTAGCGGCGGTCAAGATTCAACCACCTGCCTATTTTGGGCAAAACAACAATTCTCTCATGTGGAAGCGGTGACGTTCGCCTACGGGCAACGCCATGACGCGGAAATCGAGGTCGCGAAAGAGATTGCGGCCGAACTCGATGTCCCGCACCACATCCTCGACTTGTCCTTACTCGGACAACTCACCTCTAACGCGTTGACGAGACACGATCTCGACATCGACAATGCGGACGTCCCAAACACGTTCGTCGATGGACGCAATCACTTATTCTTATCCTTTGCGGCCGTCATGGCCAAACAGCTCGGTATGCATCACATCGTCACCGGCGTATGTGAGACCGATTTCTCAGGTTATCCGGATTGCCGGGACCAGTTCGTCAAATCCTTGAACGTGACGCTCAGCTTGGCGATGGACTATCCGTTCGTCATCGACACACCGCTCATGTGGCTCGACAAAAAGCAGACGTGGGAACTCGCGGACCGACTCGGTGCGTTCGATTACGTCAAAGAACGGACGCTCACGTGCTATAACGGCATCCTCGGATCAGGTTGTGGCGAATGTCCGGCGTGCGTGCTCCGTCAAAACGGCCTCGCCGCTTATGAGGAGGTGCGCGTATGA
- a CDS encoding GNAT family N-acetyltransferase, with translation MSTTSSFIVKDVTTNFKDYEEEFFNLYRTLYGDIDQLRFKERLYRHANPLVLLAFSDERLVGFKIGYEAEPYRFYSWAGGVHPEFQKHGIGRKLMDTQLEWVKAQGFHSIRTKARNTNKGVIILNLLCGYDIMGAYTEDNEPRIMMEKQLN, from the coding sequence ATGAGTACGACCAGTTCATTTATCGTGAAAGATGTGACGACGAATTTCAAAGACTACGAAGAGGAATTCTTTAACCTGTACCGCACGCTTTACGGGGACATCGATCAACTGCGTTTTAAAGAACGGCTGTATCGTCATGCGAATCCGCTCGTGTTGCTCGCATTTTCAGATGAGCGCCTGGTCGGCTTCAAAATCGGTTACGAGGCCGAGCCGTATCGCTTCTATAGCTGGGCCGGCGGCGTCCACCCTGAGTTTCAAAAGCATGGCATCGGCCGCAAGCTGATGGACACGCAACTCGAATGGGTGAAGGCGCAAGGGTTCCATTCGATTCGAACGAAGGCACGCAATACGAACAAAGGGGTCATTATCTTGAACCTGTTGTGTGGCTACGACATCATGGGGGCGTACACAGAGGATAACGAACCTCGCATCATGATGGAGAAACAATTGAACTGA
- a CDS encoding PTS transporter subunit IIBC — MKQLISFDFWQKLGKALMVVIAVMPAAGLMISIGKLIGMSAGDVSILLTTARIIEDLGWGIIVNLHILFAVAIGGSWAKDKAGGAFAALIAFILINRVTGAIFGVNGAMLQDPEATVQSLFGADLVVADYFTSVLGSPALNMGVFVGIIAGFLGGALYNKFYNFNKLPNALSFFNGKRFVPFVVILGSVVAALALSIIWPTIQGALNSFGEWIATSRDTAPVLAPFIYGALERLLLPFGLHHMLTVPMNYTELGGTYTILTGATAGSVVAGQDPLWLAWVTDLVNLRAAGDTAAYNALLADVVPARFKVGQVILSFAALIGAAYAMYRNVDEDKKAQYKPMFLSAGLAVFLTGVTEPIEFMFMFVAPVLYVVYAIMAGAAFALADVIDLRVHAFGAIELLTRIPMIVKAGLLQDLINFFLVSAAFFFLNFGVFNFFIKKMNLPTPGRNGNYMEETTEKSNVTGNEQVMGIIALLGGEQNIEDVDACMTRLRVTVKDMSLVSEESEWKKNGAMGLILKDRGVQAIYGPKADVLKSDIQDVIGA; from the coding sequence ATGAAACAACTCATCTCGTTTGATTTTTGGCAAAAACTCGGTAAGGCCTTAATGGTCGTCATCGCCGTTATGCCAGCTGCAGGTCTCATGATCTCGATCGGTAAATTGATCGGTATGTCTGCCGGAGACGTCAGCATCTTGCTCACGACGGCTCGCATCATTGAAGATCTAGGTTGGGGAATTATCGTTAACCTACATATCTTATTCGCAGTCGCGATCGGGGGATCGTGGGCAAAAGATAAGGCTGGCGGTGCATTCGCAGCATTGATCGCGTTCATTTTGATCAACCGCGTCACCGGAGCAATCTTCGGCGTCAATGGTGCAATGCTCCAAGACCCAGAAGCGACAGTCCAGTCTCTCTTCGGAGCTGACCTTGTCGTCGCAGACTATTTCACATCCGTACTTGGTTCACCAGCCCTTAACATGGGCGTGTTCGTCGGGATTATCGCTGGTTTCCTCGGTGGTGCCCTTTATAACAAGTTTTATAACTTCAACAAATTGCCGAACGCTCTCTCGTTCTTCAACGGGAAACGTTTTGTCCCATTCGTCGTCATTCTCGGATCAGTCGTGGCAGCACTCGCCCTATCGATTATTTGGCCGACGATTCAAGGTGCGCTTAATAGTTTTGGCGAATGGATCGCCACATCGCGTGATACAGCACCGGTACTCGCCCCGTTCATCTACGGTGCGCTCGAACGTCTCCTCTTGCCGTTCGGCCTTCACCATATGCTCACTGTGCCGATGAACTATACGGAACTCGGTGGCACGTACACGATTTTGACAGGTGCGACAGCCGGTTCGGTCGTTGCGGGTCAAGATCCGCTCTGGTTGGCTTGGGTCACAGACCTCGTTAACCTGCGCGCCGCTGGTGATACGGCTGCTTACAACGCCTTGCTCGCTGACGTCGTACCGGCCCGCTTCAAAGTCGGTCAAGTCATCTTGTCATTCGCTGCCTTGATCGGTGCGGCTTATGCGATGTACCGCAACGTCGACGAAGACAAAAAAGCGCAATACAAGCCGATGTTCTTGTCGGCTGGTCTCGCCGTCTTCTTGACGGGTGTCACAGAACCAATCGAATTCATGTTCATGTTCGTCGCTCCAGTCCTTTACGTCGTCTACGCCATTATGGCCGGTGCCGCTTTCGCATTAGCGGATGTCATCGACCTTCGTGTCCACGCATTCGGTGCGATTGAATTGCTCACACGCATCCCGATGATTGTGAAAGCAGGATTGCTCCAAGACTTGATTAACTTCTTCCTCGTCTCGGCTGCCTTCTTCTTCTTGAACTTCGGTGTGTTCAACTTCTTCATCAAGAAGATGAACCTTCCGACGCCTGGCCGTAACGGGAACTACATGGAAGAAACAACAGAGAAGTCGAATGTGACCGGCAACGAGCAGGTCATGGGGATTATCGCTCTACTCGGTGGGGAACAGAACATCGAAGACGTTGATGCGTGCATGACGCGTCTCCGTGTCACAGTCAAAGACATGTCGCTCGTCTCAGAAGAGAGCGAATGGAAAAAGAACGGCGCCATGGGTCTCATCTTAAAAGACCGCGGTGTCCAAGCAATCTACGGCCCGAAAGCCGACGTATTGAAGTCTGATATTCAAGACGTCATCGGTGCATAA